The genomic stretch CTGAAACAAATGAAATTGTTGGACATACACGTAAAGCTTATAATCTTTACTTTAAATATTCAATTATAGTTTAAGTTACATTCCACTCAAAAATATTCTCAATGGGTCATGACAAATACGGAGATCCGAAATACGCAATATACGTTCCTAAGAGTGTTCATGAAAAGATCAAAGGCTTGTTAGGCAGAGAGGTGATTGTAATTGTTATCATACCAGATGATGAGGAGTAGGATAATCGGTTCTAAGAAAACACTCGATAATTTCCAGATCGTAATAATAAATGGTAAAGTTGAGTTTGAAGGAGTTGAAAGAATTTCTAGGAAGAGGCTTTGAAGATGTATTCTAATGGTTTGAGTATGAGGGTCTTAATGTGGTACTCTTACTAGTTTTATCTTGTAGTTCTATTGTCAACTTAGTTAGTCTCTCTTATGTTTTCTTAGAATTTGATTATCATTACTATAAATAAAGAATTTACACATTTGATTTAGTCAAACTATCTATATTCACCATAAATTTTTTCAGCCTCTTTTACCGTTACTATACTTGCTGAAATTAGTATTCCAGTGTTAAATGCAAGGAGGAAGTCTATTATTGCTATAGTTATACTATTTAATGCAAAAAATTCTAAGAATATCCTAAAAATGTAAAGTGCTGTCCACGTTAACGTTATGCTATAAGGCCATTTATAGTAGAGAGTCCCGTTCTTGAAGAAAAATTCTATCTTGCTATTTTCCAGTAATTTATATCCTACAAAATATCCTGCAACGCCTAAAGGAGGTAAAAGGAGCAAAATAAGAGGATCATTCAGCTGATAAGAGAAGGATAATATTAAAAGCACATATATTACAGGCCAAAAATACATCCTTGTTTTCCTAAACTTCCTAGGCATAAGCCTCCTTACACCTATGTAAATGATAATAACAAGATAAATGATAAGTAACTGATTTTCATAATAATTTATCATGGTTCGTCATCTCTGTTCAAGTTACGTTTAAGATTTTATTTATCTATCCTTACTCTTTTCATAAATCGAAAGATTTTTTCTAAATGTAGTCGTAGATGTTATTTATATCTAGGATATCAGAGTTCTCCTTAGAAGTCATTAATGAGAATTTCTTTCCTCCTATTTCTATTTTAAGAATAGAATTTTCTCTGTCTCCGTCTATTAGTTTGCTTGAAAGAAATTCTTTGACTGTAATAGGACCGTAAAGTTTCCCTTCAATCATTAAGTACATATTCCACTCTTGGAAATTCTTTAACATTTCAACTTCATGGGTTACTATAAATCCTTCTTTCCCATATCTATTTAACCATCTTACCATTATATTTTTCCTATTTTTATCTAAATTTTCGAAGGGTTCATCTATCATCACAATTTTAGGTTCAGAGGATAATGCTAATGCTGTAAAGACTATTGTCTTTTCACCCATAGAGAGAGAAAAGGGATTTCTATCTAAAGGATTAATGTTTACTTCTTTCATCATGTTTTCAAAAAGATCTTCTTTGCATCCCTTAATCTCAGCCAATATTGACAAGATGTCTTTAACTTTCATTGCTATATAGTAAGCGTCAGGTAAATTAGTAGAGAATGAAATGTAATTATTAATATCTCTTAATTCAGTTTCATCTATTTTTAAACTTCCTTTATATCTATAAAATCCACTCAGTGTCTTAAGTAGTGTCGTTTTCCCTGATCCGTTGGGACCTAGAATTAGAGCTTTATTATTTAGTCTAAAATTAATATTTTTTAGAATTATCTTTCCTCCAATTTCGATTGAAAGATTATTTGCTTCTATCATATGATTAAGAATAACTACTTTTAAAATAAGTTTGTATGTTAGTTCAAAAATTGTACCTTTCATATCTAATTAATTGTGCTCAATTAGTATGTATCCCATGGAATACTTAAAATATGCATTAAAATCTCTGCTTAAAGATAGGAGAACCTTAA from Sulfolobus sp. S-194 encodes the following:
- a CDS encoding ATP-binding cassette domain-containing protein encodes the protein MIEANNLSIEIGGKIILKNINFRLNNKALILGPNGSGKTTLLKTLSGFYRYKGSLKIDETELRDINNYISFSTNLPDAYYIAMKVKDILSILAEIKGCKEDLFENMMKEVNINPLDRNPFSLSMGEKTIVFTALALSSEPKIVMIDEPFENLDKNRKNIMVRWLNRYGKEGFIVTHEVEMLKNFQEWNMYLMIEGKLYGPITVKEFLSSKLIDGDRENSILKIEIGGKKFSLMTSKENSDILDINNIYDYI